Proteins from a genomic interval of Geoanaerobacter pelophilus:
- a CDS encoding DUF3108 domain-containing protein gives MRHTKITIAGNWHGRTLLVVLVLMACAGGRSQALGTASGREATYQINSRGFRVGEMKTTSQPLTRDGRRLILFRSTTAIDAKFLFFSKQSISHDEAVVGENGPIEYRHDRHEKGVTREVEARFTETQVKLEIREEGRPRTVVIPRDRYDFTTMDCAEMSLAKEGDRKEIRLLNLENGRIVTRKYVWRKSEEISVTGKKILCRVIDFEDQDNQCRRWVTRDEKGILIARQEGKGDAGSYLLKIATLVESL, from the coding sequence GTGAGGCACACAAAAATTACGATTGCCGGAAACTGGCATGGCCGTACCTTACTTGTTGTCCTGGTGCTCATGGCCTGTGCTGGGGGGAGATCCCAGGCACTGGGCACCGCTTCCGGGCGTGAAGCAACTTACCAGATTAACAGCCGCGGTTTTCGCGTCGGCGAGATGAAGACTACTTCTCAACCATTGACCCGGGATGGCCGACGCTTAATTCTCTTCCGGTCAACCACTGCTATTGACGCAAAGTTCCTGTTTTTCTCTAAGCAGAGCATAAGCCATGATGAGGCGGTAGTCGGCGAAAATGGCCCGATCGAGTACCGCCACGATCGGCACGAAAAAGGTGTGACGCGTGAGGTCGAGGCCCGATTCACCGAGACCCAGGTAAAACTGGAGATCAGGGAAGAGGGAAGGCCGCGAACCGTTGTCATCCCAAGGGACCGCTACGATTTTACCACGATGGACTGTGCCGAGATGTCTCTGGCCAAGGAAGGCGATCGGAAGGAGATCCGCCTGTTAAACCTGGAAAATGGCCGGATCGTGACCAGAAAATATGTCTGGCGCAAGAGCGAAGAGATCAGCGTTACCGGGAAAAAAATCCTTTGCCGGGTCATCGACTTTGAAGATCAGGACAATCAGTGCCGCCGCTGGGTTACCAGAGACGAAAAAGGCATCCTCATTGCCCGCCAGGAGGGGAAAGGGGATGCCGGTTCGTATCTGCTGAAAATTGCAACTCTTGTCGAAAGCTTATAA
- a CDS encoding Rho termination factor N-terminal domain-containing protein, giving the protein MKLDEIRAIAQQHGIKTSKTKKAELIRAIQNAEQNDQCFEAGKAGDCGQEACLWRGDCS; this is encoded by the coding sequence ATGAAACTTGACGAGATCAGAGCAATTGCTCAACAGCACGGCATCAAGACAAGCAAGACGAAAAAGGCGGAATTAATCAGAGCGATTCAAAATGCCGAGCAGAATGACCAGTGCTTTGAGGCAGGCAAAGCCGGGGACTGCGGCCAGGAGGCCTGTTTATGGCGCGGGGACTGCAGTTAA
- a CDS encoding GH3 family domain-containing protein, whose product MNGVKHVTSKMFPIVSPLINMGAAVATERFLKRDPLAEQRQIFFSLLRRAATTKFGRDYGFADIAKLPFEAAYERYRRTVPVRCYADFWRDYFSNGYQEDPAGKQLTLRDVTWPGLITLFCETSGTTAPTKHIPFSNEMFHANRRAAFDMMACYLHHHPRSRLLGGRFLYMSGSTALSSLGNGIHSGDMSAITLRFAPAYLKPFVAPSPEISSLPWDDKLEALARLLLMDRDITGISGVPPWILLLLQRCTELGKAPLAKLLPRLELIVHGGTSLRPYRSEFSELFGKRSPNFLELLPSSEAFMGFQVAGEPNMRLTPYYGTFFEFIPFDQLGEQGQPGPDAKAVPLAAIDKGERYAVLLSTCSGLWRYHIGDTLRVTSKTTLAIEFTGRDKFLDRFEEKVTQSEVEQAVVDTSIISQVEIREFMVGPDIGARRHVWVLAVKGDLPSQASLQLALQLDKSLMQQNADYATFRRQDRIKPPEVITVEEDVIYSWSKDVRGKLGGQSKIPHIDPTLEGDLLKSLMYYAAN is encoded by the coding sequence ATGAACGGCGTCAAGCATGTGACATCAAAGATGTTCCCTATTGTGTCGCCATTAATCAATATGGGCGCCGCAGTGGCAACCGAGCGGTTTTTGAAACGCGACCCCCTTGCGGAACAGCGACAGATCTTTTTCTCCCTGCTGCGCCGGGCAGCAACGACCAAATTCGGCAGGGACTATGGATTTGCCGACATCGCCAAATTACCATTTGAGGCAGCATACGAAAGATACCGCCGGACCGTGCCTGTCAGATGCTATGCCGACTTCTGGCGCGACTATTTCAGCAACGGCTATCAGGAAGACCCTGCCGGCAAACAGCTTACACTGCGCGACGTAACCTGGCCCGGACTCATCACCCTGTTCTGCGAAACGTCCGGCACCACTGCTCCAACCAAGCATATCCCTTTCTCGAACGAAATGTTCCATGCCAACCGCCGGGCTGCTTTCGACATGATGGCTTGCTACCTCCATCATCATCCACGCAGCCGTCTCCTTGGCGGGAGATTTCTCTACATGTCGGGAAGCACCGCTCTTTCCTCGCTGGGAAACGGCATCCACAGCGGTGACATGAGCGCCATCACCCTGCGCTTTGCCCCTGCCTATCTGAAGCCTTTCGTGGCCCCTTCGCCGGAGATCTCCTCCCTGCCATGGGATGACAAACTGGAAGCTCTGGCTCGGCTGCTGCTTATGGATCGTGACATTACCGGCATCTCCGGGGTGCCGCCATGGATACTGCTGCTGCTGCAACGCTGCACCGAATTGGGTAAAGCCCCTCTGGCAAAACTGCTCCCCCGGTTGGAACTCATCGTCCATGGCGGGACAAGCCTCAGGCCGTACCGCAGCGAGTTCAGCGAACTGTTTGGTAAACGGTCCCCAAATTTCCTAGAACTGCTCCCCTCTTCCGAGGCATTCATGGGGTTTCAGGTCGCCGGAGAGCCGAACATGCGGCTGACCCCGTATTACGGGACCTTCTTCGAATTCATCCCGTTCGATCAACTGGGCGAGCAGGGTCAACCAGGCCCCGATGCCAAAGCCGTGCCGCTTGCAGCGATCGATAAAGGCGAGCGTTATGCCGTCCTGCTTTCCACCTGCTCAGGGCTGTGGCGCTATCACATCGGCGATACGCTCCGGGTAACATCAAAGACGACCCTCGCGATCGAATTCACCGGCAGAGATAAATTTCTCGACCGGTTTGAGGAAAAAGTGACCCAATCTGAAGTGGAGCAAGCAGTGGTTGACACTTCCATAATCTCGCAGGTCGAGATCCGCGAGTTCATGGTCGGACCTGACATCGGAGCACGACGCCACGTTTGGGTCCTCGCCGTAAAAGGGGATTTGCCTTCGCAGGCCTCGCTGCAACTGGCCCTACAGCTTGACAAAAGCCTGATGCAGCAAAATGCCGACTATGCTACTTTCCGGCGCCAGGACCGGATCAAGCCTCCGGAGGTGATCACCGTTGAAGAAGATGTCATCTACAGCTGGTCAAAGGATGTGCGCGGCAAACTCGGGGGGCAGAGCAAGATCCCCCATATCGATCCGACCCTTGAAGGGGATTTACTGAAAAGCCTTATGTATTATGCAGCCAATTGA
- a CDS encoding alpha/beta fold hydrolase yields the protein MRQVLLPLVGRTIRNNPTLLQVTCKATAMVRNLNIKPYLPRVRSRELALCQRSEQNLYPCHNRIFREKGHGTSPTIIIAGFVPDATEVVEFQRPIFKSRGAIYYFNYARSGFDQRLFSAQLADLIEDLNSRGESPGLVGISFGAGLVADFIRHHQDENLRIRELVLVSPVLSLQDLVRSEKERDGGVRMLESNVKRIIKAHEDGKTDVERQVERARRCFHALFEAGAVNRHLTSRHLAIRKKIMDVISSTTAKGGLERLLALTDFQTHGDEKPLFHGPTLLLFSEAEESILVPNSPTLTKLREPVELKKVFPQGKCLEISSGNPADPVPHASLIFHHEYYNQALTYWYNSQDEITRMAV from the coding sequence ATGAGACAGGTATTACTACCTTTAGTGGGGCGTACCATCCGAAACAATCCAACGCTGCTGCAGGTAACGTGCAAGGCCACTGCCATGGTCCGCAACCTGAACATAAAGCCGTACCTGCCAAGAGTGCGCTCGCGAGAGCTTGCCCTATGCCAACGGTCTGAACAGAATCTGTACCCCTGCCACAACCGGATATTCCGTGAAAAAGGGCATGGGACCTCCCCCACAATCATCATTGCCGGTTTTGTGCCGGATGCCACTGAGGTGGTCGAATTCCAGCGGCCGATCTTTAAAAGCCGCGGCGCAATCTACTACTTCAACTATGCCCGTTCCGGCTTTGATCAGCGGCTGTTTTCCGCCCAGCTTGCCGATCTCATAGAGGACCTCAATTCCCGGGGAGAGTCACCAGGCCTGGTCGGTATCAGCTTTGGCGCTGGCCTGGTTGCCGACTTCATCCGGCACCATCAGGATGAAAATCTCAGGATCAGGGAACTGGTCCTGGTCAGCCCGGTCCTTAGCCTGCAAGACCTTGTGCGGAGCGAAAAAGAACGGGACGGTGGCGTGCGGATGCTGGAAAGCAACGTAAAGAGGATCATCAAGGCACACGAGGACGGAAAAACTGATGTGGAACGACAGGTCGAGAGGGCCAGGCGCTGCTTTCATGCCCTGTTTGAAGCAGGAGCAGTGAACCGGCACCTCACCAGCCGTCACTTGGCCATACGCAAAAAAATCATGGATGTTATCAGTAGCACAACAGCAAAGGGGGGCTTGGAGCGCCTGCTGGCATTGACTGATTTTCAGACCCACGGGGATGAAAAACCGCTGTTCCACGGCCCGACGCTGCTGCTTTTTTCCGAGGCCGAAGAGAGTATCCTGGTGCCTAACTCACCGACCCTGACAAAGCTCCGAGAACCGGTCGAATTAAAAAAAGTCTTCCCGCAGGGGAAATGCCTGGAAATAAGCTCGGGTAACCCGGCAGACCCAGTGCCCCATGCTTCGCTGATCTTTCACCATGAGTATTACAACCAGGCGCTCACTTACTGGTACAACAGCCAGGATGAAATTACCAGGATGGCTGTCTGA
- a CDS encoding response regulator, producing the protein MTVLIIEDEQELAELLAFNLRNEGYETLIANDGKNGYETAIREKPSLILLDLMLPELNGIDVCKLVKKHHDTSRIPVIMLTARNEEIDRVVGFEVGADDYMVKPFSNRELLLRIKAILRRSATGAPENDTDEAIEIGPICIDPGRHRVKVNDEVIVLTTTEFKLLLTLAERKERMLSREFLLRTVWGYNHTSDTRTVDTHITRLRNKLGDAGELVKTVRGFGYKLEFQ; encoded by the coding sequence GTGACGGTACTGATAATTGAAGATGAACAGGAACTTGCAGAGCTGCTGGCCTTCAATCTCAGGAATGAGGGTTACGAGACACTGATAGCCAATGATGGCAAGAATGGCTATGAAACAGCGATCAGGGAAAAGCCATCATTGATCCTGCTGGACCTTATGCTCCCGGAGTTGAACGGCATCGATGTCTGCAAGCTGGTGAAAAAACATCATGATACGTCACGAATTCCGGTAATCATGCTTACCGCCCGCAATGAGGAGATCGACCGGGTTGTTGGTTTCGAGGTTGGTGCCGACGATTATATGGTCAAGCCCTTTTCCAACCGGGAGTTGCTGCTCAGGATCAAGGCCATTCTGCGCCGCTCCGCGACAGGTGCTCCGGAGAATGATACTGATGAAGCGATTGAGATCGGACCGATCTGTATCGATCCTGGCCGGCACCGGGTCAAGGTCAATGATGAAGTTATCGTTCTCACTACTACGGAGTTCAAGTTGCTTCTAACCCTGGCTGAACGCAAGGAGCGCATGCTGAGCCGGGAATTTCTCCTGCGTACCGTCTGGGGCTACAACCACACTTCAGATACGCGAACGGTCGATACCCATATTACCCGTCTCAGAAACAAGCTCGGCGATGCCGGCGAGTTGGTCAAGACTGTCCGCGGTTTTGGTTACAAGCTGGAGTTTCAATGA
- a CDS encoding ATP-binding protein, giving the protein MKFSFRTKLALSFLLFITIAWASFALLFAPRLGKIVEGTISENLLVQVELAARAAHGDIVYLRGDNQPFAVSTATVTGSRVTVIDANGSVLADSEVARSQLKNLENHSDRPEIREAFRTGRGTAIRHSATLGTDMLYAAAMFQDKLQNRAVIRLALPLTAVAKTRAVLNSALGESLFISFALGCLFSVILARLNMRQLQRIAKIVSDIGQGNYSLRLPVDRHDELGGMAKSINEMAERIESQFIKLGNDSSQLNAILSGIGEGLMVGDSHGTITLVNTAFSELFAVHENIVGRSLITISRHPSLHDSFKMVIKNKCEHKEEIVISGDRERVVRVHWVPLLDDDRLLGIVAVFHDISDLKRLENVRKDFVANVSHELRTPVTIIKGYAETLLGGVISDNPANVQQFVEIIHNNAERLANLLRDLLSLSEMESDEFILDLQPLPLGMLVKQACLLLEAKASAKSITIINSDNIGELPLVMANAGRLEQVLINLIDNAIKYSPAGSSITISAEEQDAFVKVSLSDNGNGIPPQSLPRIFERFYRVDAGRSRAEGGTGLGLSIVKHTIQLHGGSITCESTIGKGTTFHFTLRKAETKE; this is encoded by the coding sequence ATGAAGTTCTCTTTCCGCACCAAGCTAGCCCTATCATTTTTACTGTTCATTACGATTGCCTGGGCGTCTTTTGCGCTCCTATTCGCACCGCGTCTGGGAAAGATCGTTGAGGGCACTATTAGTGAAAACCTGTTAGTGCAGGTGGAATTGGCGGCGCGCGCAGCACATGGCGATATTGTCTACCTTAGAGGCGATAACCAGCCTTTTGCCGTGTCTACTGCAACAGTAACAGGTTCACGAGTAACCGTTATTGATGCTAACGGGTCTGTTTTGGCAGATTCGGAGGTGGCCCGATCTCAGCTGAAAAACCTGGAAAACCATAGTGATCGGCCTGAGATCAGAGAAGCATTCCGCACCGGCCGCGGCACTGCCATTCGTCATTCCGCAACACTCGGCACTGACATGCTCTATGCTGCGGCAATGTTTCAGGACAAACTCCAGAACCGTGCTGTCATCAGACTGGCTCTCCCGCTCACCGCAGTCGCCAAGACGCGTGCCGTTCTCAACTCTGCTCTTGGTGAAAGCCTCTTCATCTCCTTTGCGCTTGGCTGTCTGTTCAGCGTTATTCTGGCACGGCTGAACATGCGGCAATTGCAGAGGATTGCCAAAATTGTCAGTGATATCGGTCAAGGTAACTATTCTCTCCGGCTACCGGTTGACCGTCATGATGAGCTGGGAGGTATGGCAAAGAGTATCAATGAAATGGCGGAACGGATTGAGTCGCAATTCATAAAACTTGGCAATGACAGTAGCCAGTTGAATGCGATATTGAGCGGCATTGGAGAAGGGCTCATGGTGGGTGATTCCCATGGGACGATCACCCTGGTAAATACCGCTTTCAGTGAGCTTTTCGCGGTGCATGAAAATATCGTAGGGCGATCATTGATAACCATTTCACGGCATCCGTCTCTTCATGATTCTTTCAAAATGGTGATCAAGAACAAGTGTGAACATAAAGAGGAAATAGTTATCAGCGGTGATCGGGAGCGTGTGGTCAGGGTGCACTGGGTACCGCTGCTTGATGATGATCGGCTGCTGGGGATAGTGGCAGTGTTCCATGACATTAGTGACCTGAAGCGGCTGGAAAATGTGCGCAAAGATTTTGTGGCAAATGTTTCCCATGAATTACGCACTCCGGTAACGATTATCAAGGGGTACGCTGAAACACTGCTTGGTGGCGTGATCAGTGACAACCCTGCAAATGTCCAGCAATTCGTGGAAATAATCCATAACAATGCTGAACGGCTTGCCAATCTGCTCAGGGACCTGCTGAGCCTTTCCGAAATGGAGTCTGATGAGTTCATCCTTGACCTGCAGCCGCTGCCGCTTGGCATGCTGGTAAAGCAGGCATGCCTGTTATTGGAGGCGAAAGCCTCAGCCAAATCGATAACTATTATTAATAGTGACAACATTGGAGAACTGCCCCTGGTAATGGCTAATGCCGGAAGGCTGGAGCAGGTACTGATTAACCTGATTGACAATGCAATCAAGTATTCGCCTGCCGGAAGCAGCATAACCATAAGTGCCGAAGAGCAGGATGCTTTTGTCAAGGTGTCGCTTAGCGACAACGGTAATGGCATTCCTCCGCAGAGCCTGCCCAGGATTTTCGAACGGTTTTACCGGGTCGATGCCGGACGCAGTCGGGCCGAAGGGGGGACAGGCCTCGGCCTGTCCATAGTCAAGCACACTATCCAGTTGCATGGCGGCAGCATTACTTGTGAAAGCACTATCGGGAAAGGAACCACATTTCACTTTACCTTGCGCAAAGCAGAGACAAAGGAATGA
- a CDS encoding PstS family phosphate ABC transporter substrate-binding protein, whose protein sequence is MIKRVGILVGACLLATTTLASAEALKVDAKLAKYKATAGVSGNLNSIGSDTLNNLMTMWAEGFRKKYPNVNIQIEGKGSSTAPPALVAGTAQFGPMSREMKSTEIDAFEKKYGFKPTKIGVALDSLAVFVNKDNPVKALSLEKVDAAFSKTRKRGYQSDIVTWGQLGVAGKLASQPISLYGRNSASGTYGYFKEHTLSKGDYKDTVKEQPGSASVVQGVTKDKNGMGYSGIGYKTSGVKAIALSEKEGGAAFEPNYENVLSGKYPLGRMLYIYVVKEPNKPLPKLQEEFVKFILSKEGQEIVVKDGFLPLPKKVVDQQMKSI, encoded by the coding sequence ATGATAAAACGCGTTGGAATTTTGGTGGGAGCCTGTTTGCTGGCTACCACAACCCTGGCATCGGCAGAAGCATTGAAGGTTGATGCAAAGTTGGCAAAATACAAGGCCACTGCCGGAGTTTCAGGCAATCTGAACAGCATTGGTTCTGACACTCTGAACAATCTGATGACGATGTGGGCGGAAGGGTTCCGCAAGAAGTACCCGAACGTAAATATCCAGATCGAAGGCAAAGGTTCCAGTACCGCACCGCCGGCACTGGTAGCCGGTACTGCCCAGTTTGGTCCGATGTCACGGGAGATGAAAAGCACCGAAATCGATGCCTTTGAGAAAAAATACGGTTTTAAACCGACCAAGATCGGTGTTGCTCTGGATTCTCTGGCAGTGTTCGTCAACAAAGACAATCCGGTAAAAGCACTTTCTCTGGAAAAAGTTGATGCCGCCTTTTCCAAAACCCGTAAACGCGGTTATCAGTCTGACATTGTAACCTGGGGGCAACTCGGGGTAGCCGGCAAGCTCGCCAGTCAGCCGATCAGTCTCTATGGCCGTAATTCAGCCTCCGGCACCTATGGTTACTTCAAGGAGCACACCCTGAGCAAGGGTGACTACAAGGACACAGTCAAAGAGCAGCCAGGTTCGGCTTCTGTAGTACAAGGGGTAACCAAGGACAAGAACGGCATGGGGTATTCCGGCATCGGCTATAAGACTTCCGGGGTGAAGGCGATAGCCTTGTCGGAAAAAGAAGGTGGCGCAGCTTTCGAGCCTAACTACGAGAATGTTCTTTCCGGAAAGTACCCACTTGGCCGCATGCTCTACATCTACGTGGTCAAGGAGCCGAACAAGCCGCTGCCCAAGCTTCAGGAGGAATTCGTCAAGTTCATTCTCTCCAAAGAAGGTCAGGAGATAGTTGTTAAAGACGGTTTCTTGCCGCTGCCGAAGAAGGTAGTCGATCAGCAGATGAAGAGCATATAA
- a CDS encoding ABC transporter permease subunit, with amino-acid sequence MRKGLTERIKRRDLLAGKLIQGVGFLVIACVIGILVLITNVALPLFYPPSAKVVASFSVPEVSNGHQILAAGLDDYLESGFLLDERGLLTFIDLRSGKVLDQVPAEREGVNGRRITYLDRAGRFGYGLTWDDGVFTTLQVKFSPGFDDQGKRTIHHEVVSKAFAPPKLGSASVRTMVRQASEDNVTRVDISAVDRITVTQQEISKDLFGTESSKTVSAELSDPIPGRIAAAALDQKGSLLYVGTDQGTLLRWDLSTAGAPQLLDSFPVFTDGRSVAALGFVVGDTSLAVADNRGGVATWSAVSVEGLNKKQLTRIHQLSSHEQKVVEIIPSLRDKSLLSIDAAGVMHLDHMTSERHLLTISSAHPIVRAGMAAKGNGLIGIDKVGAVSVWQLNVPHPEVSFTTLFGKVWYEGYNEPAYVWQSSAANDDFEPKLSLTPLIFGTLKGTFYAMIFAVPLALLGAIYTSQFLNQRIKAFIKPSVEIMAAIPSVVVGFLGGLWLAPFLDKTIVGFFLSIVVIPVTVLVVIFCWQRLKPASRLDRVGFGHEFIILMPAIILGGATAFYLGGIAEVALFGSDFKLWLYEHLGIRADQRNSMVISLALGFAVIPIIFTIAEDALSNVPKSLSAASLALGASRWQTAWRVVLPSAVPGIFSAIMIGFGRAVGETMIVLMATGNTPIINLSMFDGFRSLSANIAVEIPEAPHAGTLYRVLFLSAVLLFAFTFVVNTVAEIYRQRFRKKYGRY; translated from the coding sequence ATGAGAAAAGGTCTCACCGAAAGAATCAAACGCCGTGACCTGTTGGCCGGTAAATTAATCCAAGGGGTCGGGTTCCTCGTTATCGCCTGCGTTATCGGGATACTGGTCCTGATTACCAACGTAGCGCTGCCGCTGTTTTACCCGCCGTCAGCCAAGGTGGTCGCATCGTTTAGCGTGCCTGAAGTGTCGAATGGCCATCAGATCCTGGCAGCCGGGCTGGATGATTACCTGGAAAGCGGTTTTTTGCTGGATGAGCGAGGTCTGCTGACGTTTATCGATCTGCGTTCCGGCAAGGTACTGGATCAAGTGCCGGCAGAGCGTGAAGGGGTTAATGGACGCAGGATTACCTACCTTGATCGTGCCGGTCGCTTCGGTTACGGTCTTACCTGGGACGATGGCGTTTTTACTACACTGCAGGTCAAATTTTCCCCAGGATTCGATGACCAGGGGAAACGCACTATCCACCACGAAGTCGTATCAAAGGCCTTTGCCCCACCCAAGCTAGGTTCAGCTTCCGTAAGGACCATGGTACGTCAAGCCTCTGAAGATAACGTTACCCGGGTGGATATCTCTGCTGTTGACAGAATTACGGTTACCCAACAGGAAATCAGCAAAGACCTTTTCGGCACCGAGTCCTCCAAAACAGTAAGTGCCGAGTTGAGCGATCCGATTCCGGGGCGGATTGCCGCGGCTGCCCTTGATCAGAAAGGGTCGCTCCTGTACGTGGGAACAGATCAGGGGACGCTGCTGCGCTGGGATCTGAGTACCGCCGGTGCCCCGCAGCTTCTTGATTCATTTCCGGTGTTTACTGACGGGCGCTCTGTGGCAGCACTTGGTTTTGTCGTCGGTGATACTTCTCTGGCAGTAGCCGATAATCGCGGGGGAGTTGCTACCTGGTCTGCGGTTTCCGTGGAAGGGCTGAATAAAAAACAACTCACTCGGATTCACCAGCTCTCAAGCCATGAGCAAAAAGTGGTCGAGATCATTCCGTCTTTGCGGGACAAGTCGCTGCTGAGCATTGATGCTGCCGGGGTTATGCACCTCGACCACATGACTTCCGAGCGCCACCTGTTGACGATCAGTTCTGCACACCCCATTGTCCGGGCAGGAATGGCGGCAAAGGGGAACGGCTTGATCGGGATCGACAAGGTTGGCGCCGTATCGGTCTGGCAGCTCAATGTGCCGCATCCCGAGGTCAGCTTCACGACCCTGTTCGGCAAGGTTTGGTATGAGGGATATAATGAACCGGCCTATGTCTGGCAGTCTTCGGCAGCCAATGATGATTTTGAGCCGAAACTATCGCTGACACCGTTGATCTTCGGCACCTTGAAGGGAACATTCTATGCCATGATCTTCGCGGTTCCCCTGGCTCTGCTGGGGGCCATCTACACCAGCCAGTTCCTGAACCAGCGGATCAAGGCCTTCATAAAACCATCGGTTGAGATCATGGCCGCAATCCCTTCAGTCGTGGTCGGTTTCCTGGGAGGCCTCTGGCTTGCTCCGTTCCTGGACAAGACTATCGTCGGCTTTTTCCTCAGCATAGTGGTCATTCCTGTTACCGTTCTTGTGGTCATCTTTTGCTGGCAGCGGCTCAAACCGGCATCCCGCCTTGACCGGGTGGGGTTCGGCCATGAATTTATTATCCTGATGCCGGCAATAATCCTGGGTGGGGCTACGGCCTTCTATCTCGGGGGGATTGCCGAGGTTGCTTTATTCGGCAGTGATTTCAAGCTCTGGCTCTATGAACATTTGGGCATTCGTGCCGATCAGCGCAATTCAATGGTCATTTCTCTGGCGCTTGGTTTTGCCGTTATTCCGATTATCTTCACCATTGCTGAAGATGCCCTGTCAAATGTTCCCAAGAGCTTGTCGGCTGCCTCGCTGGCCCTTGGGGCCAGCCGCTGGCAGACCGCCTGGCGAGTGGTTCTTCCGTCAGCGGTTCCCGGTATTTTTTCGGCGATCATGATCGGCTTTGGCCGGGCTGTCGGTGAAACCATGATCGTGCTGATGGCTACCGGCAACACGCCGATCATCAATCTCAGCATGTTTGACGGGTTTCGATCACTTTCGGCGAATATTGCCGTTGAAATCCCCGAGGCCCCGCATGCCGGAACCCTCTACCGCGTGCTGTTCCTGTCGGCAGTTCTGCTGTTTGCCTTTACTTTTGTCGTCAATACTGTTGCAGAGATCTACCGGCAACGGTTTCGCAAGAAATATGGCCGCTACTGA